The Coprothermobacter sp. genome has a segment encoding these proteins:
- a CDS encoding YggS family pyridoxal phosphate-dependent enzyme — translation MQGRGSRAPRHTAQGAASRLLAPNVGSIADCLADVRERACLSYRRAAGQPGEPHIVCVTKTQPLPRILEAIDAGATEIGENYLQEAMRKDVFALRESHRVTVRYIGRLQSNKYNAILRVFDTVDSANPDILERLHGIQDRGVQRACTFLLEVNAGDETQKGGLTVPQIRELAAAGTPWLHEVSGLMAVVPVQATMQVRAILYESVSVLFHDLASDLGSSRVRLLSMGTSDDFELAIEHGSNMIRVGTGIFGPRSPFQV, via the coding sequence ATTCAAGGTCGAGGAAGTCGAGCTCCCCGCCATACTGCGCAAGGGGCCGCCTCGCGGCTTCTAGCGCCGAATGTGGGCTCGATAGCTGACTGTCTCGCGGACGTCCGCGAGCGAGCCTGTTTGTCGTATCGCCGGGCGGCTGGTCAGCCCGGCGAACCGCATATTGTCTGCGTGACGAAGACGCAGCCTCTTCCCCGGATCCTGGAAGCCATTGATGCAGGGGCGACCGAAATCGGTGAGAACTACCTTCAGGAAGCCATGCGCAAGGACGTCTTCGCCCTGCGCGAGAGTCACAGGGTGACTGTCCGGTACATCGGTCGACTCCAGTCGAACAAGTACAACGCCATCCTCCGCGTATTCGATACGGTCGATTCGGCAAACCCAGACATCCTCGAGCGTCTGCACGGTATCCAGGATCGTGGTGTACAGAGGGCGTGCACGTTCCTGCTGGAGGTGAATGCCGGTGATGAAACGCAAAAGGGCGGGTTGACCGTGCCCCAGATCCGTGAGCTTGCCGCCGCCGGCACTCCCTGGCTGCACGAGGTCTCTGGGCTGATGGCAGTCGTCCCTGTTCAAGCAACAATGCAGGTACGGGCGATACTATATGAGTCTGTCAGTGTGCTGTTTCACGATCTTGCCAGCGACCTTGGTTCATCACGTGTCAGGTTGCTGTCCATGGGGACTTCTGACGACTTCGAACTGGCAATCGAACATGGTTCGAACATGATACGTGTTGGTACGGGCATTTTTGGACCCCGTTCACCTTTCCAGGTGTAA
- a CDS encoding cell division protein FtsZ: MDDRLDPWGSSNVSIRVIGVGGGGGNAVNRMVGDFPSGVDFVSVNTDTQVLRYSRAESKIQIGAKVARGMGAGADPEVGRKAAEESREMLKEAITGSSLLFITAGMGGGTGTGGSPVLAKVARELGILTIAIVTKPFNFEGPQRSKVASDGIKELRDSVDGLVVIPNQRLFKLEEGKITINNAFRKADEVLKKAVQGITELIRTPGIINLDFADLKNVLASTPSGEVPSGTDGSIWIGMGTGKGDERAAKAIRAATNYELLEYSMQGATGLIYNVIGHEISMEEMDIISTAIQSSASKDSKIIFGLADPFDEVLGESGEANDEIRITVVASGMHPQKAEVEQEKKILKEFKVEEVELPAILRKGPPRGF, encoded by the coding sequence ATGGATGATCGACTGGATCCCTGGGGAAGCTCAAATGTAAGCATCAGGGTCATCGGCGTGGGCGGTGGAGGTGGCAATGCCGTCAACCGGATGGTGGGGGATTTTCCTTCCGGCGTCGATTTCGTGAGCGTCAACACCGACACGCAGGTTCTGCGATACAGTCGGGCAGAAAGCAAGATTCAGATTGGGGCAAAAGTTGCTCGAGGGATGGGTGCGGGCGCTGACCCTGAGGTCGGGAGAAAAGCAGCAGAAGAGAGCAGAGAGATGCTCAAAGAAGCAATTACCGGCTCTTCTCTCCTGTTTATAACTGCTGGCATGGGTGGAGGCACGGGTACGGGCGGTTCTCCCGTCCTGGCGAAAGTGGCTCGCGAACTGGGCATCCTCACCATTGCAATTGTCACCAAGCCGTTTAACTTTGAGGGCCCACAGCGATCCAAGGTCGCATCGGATGGCATCAAGGAGCTTCGTGACAGTGTTGATGGATTGGTCGTCATCCCAAACCAGCGACTGTTCAAGCTGGAGGAAGGGAAGATTACCATCAACAATGCATTCCGCAAAGCGGACGAGGTCCTGAAGAAGGCGGTCCAGGGCATTACCGAGCTCATCCGGACACCCGGCATCATCAACCTCGATTTTGCCGATCTCAAGAACGTCCTGGCATCGACTCCTTCTGGAGAGGTTCCCAGCGGAACAGACGGCAGCATCTGGATAGGCATGGGAACCGGCAAGGGCGACGAACGTGCGGCAAAGGCCATCAGAGCCGCCACCAACTACGAGCTTCTCGAGTATTCGATGCAGGGTGCCACCGGACTCATCTACAACGTCATTGGCCACGAGATTTCCATGGAAGAGATGGATATCATCTCGACGGCCATCCAGTCGAGCGCATCAAAGGATTCCAAGATCATCTTCGGTCTGGCCGATCCTTTCGACGAAGTACTGGGTGAGTCTGGCGAGGCCAACGATGAGATTCGTATCACGGTGGTGGCGTCCGGGATGCATCCTCAGAAGGCCGAAGTTGAACAGGAGAAGAAGATTCTCAAGGAATTCAAGGTCGAGGAAGTCGAGCTCCCCGCCATACTGCGCAAGGGGCCGCCTCGCGGCTTCTAG
- the ftsA gene encoding cell division protein FtsA, producing the protein MMAGQERIVSVLDIGSTRVKMLIASATGDSLDAILGVGTAPCSSLKRGVVVDMEGVTQAIQTARNEAERMSSYSVSSVIVNVGGTHITGLVNRGLVAISRPGREIQKDDVDRVWESAKAVLLGPNQEIIHVIPRQYLVDGQEGIKDPLRMSGIRLEFEAFIVTGQSTILDNLRRCVTESGLKVDRLVLEGLASANAVLSSEEKEIGVACVDIGGDTTDLAVFTGGSLSYVAVLPIGGRHVTMDLAMMLKTSLNVAEELKVAYGSVDAGRGKDFQDSQVSYSTASGDGVLATTKSYISDVVTSRIEEIAEAVKLELVHSGYNNMLPAGLVLTGGTAMVSHITDKFSEISGLRARMGQPTVDDVVFSSFKNPSFSTSIGLLELGIHSDGAAIQKKKRAFKGLSGLFKGLDLFD; encoded by the coding sequence ATGATGGCTGGCCAGGAAAGAATCGTCAGCGTACTCGATATTGGAAGCACCCGTGTGAAGATGTTGATAGCTTCGGCGACAGGAGATAGCCTCGACGCCATTCTCGGGGTCGGTACGGCTCCCTGCAGCAGCCTGAAGCGTGGCGTGGTCGTCGACATGGAAGGCGTGACCCAGGCCATCCAGACCGCGCGCAACGAGGCTGAACGGATGAGCAGCTACTCCGTCTCGTCGGTCATCGTGAACGTCGGCGGTACTCATATCACTGGATTGGTGAACCGCGGCCTTGTTGCAATATCCCGGCCGGGACGCGAAATACAGAAGGACGATGTGGATCGCGTGTGGGAGTCTGCTAAAGCTGTCCTGCTGGGGCCAAATCAGGAGATCATCCACGTGATCCCCCGGCAGTACCTCGTGGATGGTCAGGAAGGCATCAAAGACCCGTTGAGAATGTCAGGGATTCGTCTTGAGTTCGAGGCGTTCATCGTCACCGGACAGTCGACGATTCTGGACAATCTTCGTCGTTGTGTGACAGAATCTGGCCTCAAAGTGGACAGACTTGTGCTCGAAGGCCTGGCGTCAGCTAATGCCGTCCTCTCATCAGAAGAGAAGGAAATCGGCGTCGCCTGTGTGGACATCGGAGGAGACACGACGGATTTGGCCGTCTTCACAGGAGGCAGTCTCAGCTATGTTGCCGTTCTGCCCATAGGTGGCCGCCATGTGACGATGGATCTTGCCATGATGCTGAAGACAAGCTTGAACGTTGCTGAAGAGCTCAAGGTGGCCTACGGTTCGGTGGATGCGGGCAGAGGAAAGGACTTTCAGGACAGCCAGGTGAGCTACTCGACAGCATCGGGTGATGGTGTTCTTGCAACAACGAAGTCATATATCAGTGATGTCGTGACATCTCGCATTGAGGAAATAGCTGAGGCTGTGAAGCTGGAACTGGTGCACTCCGGCTACAACAACATGCTTCCGGCCGGCCTCGTCTTGACTGGAGGGACGGCCATGGTGTCTCACATCACGGACAAGTTCTCTGAGATCAGCGGACTGCGAGCCCGCATGGGACAGCCGACAGTTGATGACGTTGTGTTCAGCTCGTTTAAGAATCCCAGCTTCTCGACATCAATCGGGTTGCTCGAACTCGGCATCCACAGCGATGGTGCCGCAATCCAGAAGAAGAAGCGCGCGTTCAAGGGCTTGAGTGGCCTGTTCAAGGGCCTTGACCTGTTCGACTAA
- a CDS encoding DUF1290 domain-containing protein: MVGFVTVCGLVLGIIVGIFRPVHIPAVYSKYVGLALLAGMDSILGGIKGYLKDTFDATVFFSGFLINSLVAALLGYLGDQLGIDLYLAAVVVFGSRMYQNIAIIRRVLLKKEA, encoded by the coding sequence ATGGTTGGCTTCGTAACAGTGTGCGGACTCGTACTCGGTATCATTGTCGGGATCTTTCGCCCCGTGCACATCCCCGCCGTTTATTCCAAATACGTAGGGTTGGCCCTTCTGGCTGGCATGGATTCCATCCTCGGCGGCATCAAAGGCTATCTGAAGGACACCTTCGACGCGACAGTATTCTTTTCGGGTTTCTTGATCAACAGTCTTGTTGCAGCGCTCCTGGGGTATCTTGGTGACCAGCTGGGCATCGATCTTTACCTCGCCGCAGTCGTTGTGTTTGGAAGCAGAATGTACCAGAATATCGCAATCATCCGGCGCGTTCTCTTGAAGAAGGAGGCATGA
- a CDS encoding UDP-N-acetylenolpyruvoylglucosamine reductase has translation MSNCCVPRGMHQAGERLMVDSVIDRFRRRVEQRVLTKESLSLYTSFHIGGPAEYLYTPCGEEDLICALRAARALKVPTTVLGNGTNVLVSDRGVEGLVVRLMETSLQPVMEKGLVLARAPMPLSSLLDFAMHQDLSGLEYLTSIPGTVGGAVYMNAGSFSQAISTHLAYVEVLDRNLEYVVKKHEEVDFDYRYSEFQESGAIILGAAFDLEAGDGATIRSTAARIRSEKHAKQSWEHPNAGSIFTNPPTTYAGKLIEEAGCKGLQVGQAQVSAKHANFIVNLGGATALDVAGLMDIVVQRVYARFNVRLSPEIRLLGDFS, from the coding sequence ATGTCAAATTGTTGCGTCCCTCGAGGGATGCATCAAGCAGGAGAACGACTGATGGTGGATTCGGTCATAGACAGGTTCAGACGTCGCGTCGAGCAACGGGTCCTGACGAAGGAGTCTCTCTCGCTCTACACGTCGTTTCACATCGGCGGTCCGGCCGAGTACCTCTACACGCCATGTGGTGAGGAGGACCTGATCTGTGCACTGCGTGCCGCCAGAGCTCTCAAGGTGCCGACGACGGTTCTCGGCAATGGAACGAATGTTCTTGTCTCCGATCGTGGTGTTGAGGGTCTGGTCGTAAGGCTCATGGAGACCTCGCTTCAGCCAGTGATGGAGAAAGGACTGGTGCTTGCTCGTGCCCCGATGCCACTTTCCTCCCTGCTGGATTTTGCCATGCATCAGGATCTGTCCGGACTGGAGTATCTTACGAGTATACCCGGTACTGTTGGAGGGGCCGTCTACATGAATGCAGGTTCGTTCTCTCAGGCCATAAGCACTCATCTGGCCTATGTAGAAGTTCTTGATCGCAACCTCGAGTATGTCGTGAAGAAGCATGAAGAGGTCGATTTTGACTACCGTTATAGCGAGTTTCAGGAGAGCGGAGCCATCATCCTGGGCGCTGCATTTGACCTCGAGGCTGGTGACGGAGCAACAATCCGGTCGACAGCTGCACGTATCCGATCCGAGAAGCATGCCAAGCAATCGTGGGAACATCCGAATGCTGGCAGTATCTTCACGAATCCTCCGACGACCTATGCCGGCAAGTTGATAGAGGAAGCCGGGTGCAAGGGTCTCCAGGTAGGGCAGGCGCAGGTTTCGGCCAAGCATGCAAACTTCATCGTCAATTTGGGAGGGGCGACCGCGCTTGATGTCGCGGGCCTTATGGACATTGTCGTACAGAGAGTCTACGCTCGCTTCAACGTGCGCCTGTCGCCCGAGATCAGGCTGCTCGGTGACTTCTCCTAG
- the murD gene encoding UDP-N-acetylmuramoyl-L-alanine--D-glutamate ligase produces the protein MIPFNSAFVVGALPSGLYAALYLHDHGVDVFVSEFKQRSADEEFEHAVRLLQLAGVPFEFGENTANIMAAYDIVVVSPGVPLEAPIILAAVQMGKLIVGETEIAAYAGLSVLAVTGSNGKSTTTALLGEIVAQEYPNAVTGGNLGTPVSQLLVEHPMAGPAVLEVSCFQLETVHTFHPRVAVFSNLVPNHLDRYGTMERYFATKKRLFENMTAEDAVVLNWDDPALRALGPMLSASIFYFGLGDGAFSGAHVIDGVIVFKDATRTVELFRETDLHIQGRHNVVNAMSAALAAFLYGISPDAIRRAVTGFNGLPHRLEYIGTAGGVTFVNDSKATTPESVMTAADAMTGPYAVILGGSSKGVSFDKMARHLVQDKNLVSAIVMGATGPAIEDALCKAGMKTVVRVESLEDAVSSGVRLLSAGGTLLLSPACASFDMFRDFEQRGDRFKEIVRGRLGAVTQ, from the coding sequence GTGATCCCGTTCAATTCTGCCTTCGTCGTCGGAGCATTGCCAAGTGGATTGTACGCGGCCCTGTACCTGCATGATCACGGAGTGGACGTTTTCGTATCGGAATTCAAGCAGCGAAGCGCCGACGAGGAGTTCGAGCATGCCGTACGGCTGCTGCAACTGGCGGGAGTTCCCTTTGAATTTGGAGAAAACACTGCGAACATCATGGCCGCCTACGACATTGTTGTCGTCTCGCCTGGTGTTCCACTCGAGGCCCCCATTATCCTCGCCGCCGTGCAGATGGGCAAACTCATCGTCGGTGAGACGGAGATTGCTGCGTATGCCGGTCTGTCAGTGCTTGCGGTGACTGGCAGCAATGGCAAGAGCACGACTACGGCTCTTCTTGGAGAAATCGTAGCTCAGGAGTATCCCAATGCCGTGACGGGGGGCAACCTGGGCACTCCAGTGTCACAGCTCCTGGTAGAACATCCGATGGCAGGGCCGGCGGTTCTTGAGGTCAGCTGCTTCCAGCTCGAGACAGTTCATACGTTCCATCCCAGAGTGGCCGTTTTCTCGAACCTGGTGCCGAACCATCTTGATCGCTACGGTACCATGGAACGCTATTTCGCCACGAAGAAGCGCTTGTTCGAGAACATGACGGCAGAGGACGCTGTCGTGCTCAACTGGGATGATCCCGCGCTGAGAGCGCTTGGCCCAATGCTGAGCGCTTCCATATTCTATTTCGGACTGGGCGACGGTGCGTTCTCCGGCGCGCATGTTATCGATGGCGTTATCGTTTTCAAAGACGCGACACGCACAGTGGAGTTGTTCAGGGAGACGGATCTGCACATCCAGGGGCGGCACAATGTGGTGAATGCCATGAGCGCAGCTCTGGCGGCTTTTCTGTATGGTATCTCCCCAGATGCCATCCGCAGGGCTGTGACGGGCTTCAACGGGCTGCCTCACCGACTGGAGTACATCGGAACAGCGGGCGGCGTGACGTTCGTCAACGATTCCAAGGCGACGACTCCGGAATCGGTCATGACGGCTGCTGATGCCATGACTGGACCATATGCAGTCATTCTGGGCGGCAGTTCAAAGGGCGTCTCATTCGACAAGATGGCACGACATCTGGTTCAAGACAAGAACCTGGTGTCGGCAATCGTGATGGGCGCGACCGGCCCGGCTATCGAGGATGCGCTGTGCAAGGCCGGCATGAAGACGGTTGTCCGCGTCGAATCGCTTGAGGACGCTGTCAGCAGTGGAGTGCGACTTCTTTCTGCAGGCGGTACGCTCCTTCTGTCTCCCGCTTGTGCCAGTTTCGACATGTTCAGGGATTTTGAGCAGCGTGGCGACCGATTCAAGGAGATAGTGCGCGGTCGCCTGGGTGCTGTCACGCAGTGA
- the mraY gene encoding phospho-N-acetylmuramoyl-pentapeptide-transferase: MTARSAMLLVLLLALVDLALFPLLIVWLRRTRFTQLIRDEGPASHKSKAGTPTGGGLMLVLNIVGAVAAHLFMTGRRDLTGLDVATLVFVAVNLLLGFLDDWTKELKHRNDGLLGYQKLLIQTVAAGLFFYLAYPSIVPTLRLASGGVLLAGWAFYVVAMLYAVGMVNAFNLTDGLDGLLAKTSLPAFAVAGAASLLHPSGLAGILPLAAVAFVISFLWFNGTKASVFMGDTGSLALGSIFVAWAFASGNQVSSILLGGLFLGEATSVMIQVAVFKASGRRKRVFLMAPIHHHFEKLGWAEPTIADRFFVVSILFVIAGALTMTWR; this comes from the coding sequence ATGACCGCAAGGTCTGCTATGTTGCTGGTTCTCCTCCTTGCCCTTGTTGATCTGGCTCTTTTCCCGCTCCTTATTGTGTGGCTTCGCAGGACACGGTTTACCCAGTTGATACGGGACGAGGGACCTGCTTCTCACAAGTCCAAGGCGGGTACGCCTACCGGAGGCGGCCTGATGCTGGTTCTCAACATTGTCGGAGCCGTGGCCGCCCATCTCTTCATGACGGGGCGAAGAGACTTGACAGGGCTTGACGTCGCTACACTCGTCTTTGTGGCCGTCAATCTCCTGTTGGGTTTTCTGGACGACTGGACCAAGGAGCTCAAGCACAGAAATGACGGACTGCTTGGCTACCAGAAACTTCTGATCCAGACCGTGGCGGCTGGACTCTTTTTCTATCTGGCGTATCCATCGATTGTTCCGACGCTTCGCCTGGCGAGTGGGGGAGTCCTGCTTGCCGGCTGGGCGTTCTACGTCGTTGCCATGCTATACGCGGTCGGCATGGTGAATGCGTTCAACTTGACGGACGGCCTTGATGGACTGCTCGCCAAGACGAGTCTTCCCGCATTTGCTGTGGCTGGAGCAGCATCGCTGCTGCATCCGTCAGGACTGGCCGGCATACTCCCCTTGGCAGCTGTTGCATTCGTCATCTCGTTTCTGTGGTTCAACGGCACAAAGGCATCAGTGTTCATGGGGGATACGGGATCGCTTGCGCTTGGTTCCATCTTCGTCGCCTGGGCGTTTGCCTCCGGGAACCAGGTTTCGTCGATCCTGCTGGGAGGACTGTTCCTGGGAGAGGCGACAAGCGTGATGATCCAGGTAGCTGTCTTCAAGGCCTCTGGTCGCAGAAAGAGAGTATTCCTTATGGCTCCGATACACCATCATTTCGAGAAGCTCGGGTGGGCCGAGCCAACAATTGCCGACCGGTTCTTTGTCGTGAGCATCCTGTTCGTCATTGCCGGGGCACTGACGATGACGTGGAGATAA
- a CDS encoding UDP-N-acetylmuramoyl-L-alanyl-D-glutamate--2,6-diaminopimelate ligase: MKFVVEERELAELLHMLPPASWDPTRSSLGQGALISLVTPDSRECGPGAMFVAVSGTRLNGASYIASALCAGAVCVVAETEHPEVQDVPVVVVASCREFLSLISQAIFDFPARRMKMIGITGTSGKTSTAYLIRRLLQGLDIASVMIGTTGYVMPDGEFFPPDALPATTPEAFALNWYLDHAVRQGAQVAVLEVSSFALAFGRVHGMRFDCGVFTNFSQDHMGYHGTMEAYLAAKLRLFTSLDEGSVAVLNADDPSFAAFRDAAGCSRVTTFSLEREADLRGDHVVSTMGRTTFQVFARDGATFDVELSIGPAFQASNCLAAISSVHALEPTRDLSKAVQSLADRLYIPGRYERIDCGQPFEVVVDYAHTPEEFSALFGAVRSTVQGDLLAVFGSVGADDREKRPIMARLAEEACRWSFVTVEDPRHEDASIAVHDIENGFRTDHFTVIEDRRQAIRSAVAAARPGDMVLVLGRGHETVMYYAHEDVVFDDREEVRVALRDHGYVGGTDGLWPQERQR, encoded by the coding sequence ATGAAATTCGTCGTCGAAGAACGGGAGCTTGCTGAGCTCCTTCATATGCTTCCCCCAGCTTCCTGGGATCCCACGCGTTCCTCGCTGGGACAGGGGGCATTGATCAGTCTGGTCACGCCTGATTCGCGCGAGTGCGGGCCGGGAGCCATGTTCGTTGCCGTCTCAGGAACCAGGCTGAACGGAGCATCCTACATCGCCAGCGCTCTGTGCGCTGGGGCGGTCTGTGTCGTCGCTGAGACTGAGCATCCCGAGGTCCAGGACGTGCCGGTCGTCGTCGTCGCAAGTTGCCGTGAGTTCCTCAGTCTCATCTCGCAGGCCATTTTCGACTTCCCTGCTCGTCGCATGAAGATGATCGGCATTACTGGAACGAGTGGAAAGACGAGCACAGCATACCTGATTCGCCGTCTTCTGCAGGGACTTGACATTGCGTCCGTCATGATTGGGACCACAGGATATGTCATGCCCGACGGCGAGTTCTTTCCTCCGGACGCTCTTCCCGCCACAACGCCCGAAGCTTTTGCGCTCAACTGGTATCTGGACCATGCGGTCCGCCAGGGGGCACAGGTTGCGGTGCTCGAGGTTTCCTCGTTCGCGCTCGCGTTTGGCAGAGTCCATGGCATGCGCTTTGATTGTGGGGTTTTCACGAATTTTTCACAGGATCACATGGGATATCATGGCACCATGGAAGCGTATCTGGCAGCCAAGCTGCGCCTGTTCACGTCGCTCGATGAAGGCTCTGTGGCCGTTCTCAACGCTGACGACCCTTCGTTCGCTGCGTTCAGGGACGCAGCCGGGTGCTCACGGGTCACGACGTTTTCCCTGGAGCGAGAGGCTGACCTGCGTGGTGACCACGTCGTGTCTACCATGGGAAGAACTACGTTTCAGGTCTTTGCCCGCGATGGGGCTACGTTCGACGTGGAGCTTTCGATCGGCCCGGCGTTCCAGGCGTCCAACTGTCTGGCGGCGATCAGCTCAGTCCATGCCCTTGAACCGACCCGCGACCTGAGCAAGGCCGTGCAATCTCTTGCTGACCGGCTGTATATCCCTGGGCGCTATGAGCGCATTGACTGTGGACAGCCGTTCGAGGTTGTCGTGGACTACGCCCATACCCCAGAGGAGTTCTCGGCACTGTTCGGCGCTGTGAGGTCGACGGTGCAGGGAGACCTGCTGGCCGTGTTTGGCTCTGTCGGCGCGGACGATCGCGAGAAACGGCCGATCATGGCCCGCCTCGCAGAGGAGGCCTGCCGCTGGTCGTTCGTGACCGTCGAGGACCCTCGTCATGAGGACGCGTCGATTGCCGTTCACGACATTGAGAACGGGTTCAGGACCGACCATTTCACAGTCATCGAAGACAGAAGGCAGGCAATTCGTAGTGCCGTTGCTGCGGCCAGGCCGGGCGACATGGTCCTGGTTCTCGGTCGTGGGCATGAGACGGTCATGTACTATGCGCACGAGGATGTTGTCTTCGATGATCGGGAAGAGGTGCGCGTCGCGTTGCGCGATCACGGCTATGTCGGTGGTACTGATGGTCTGTGGCCGCAGGAGAGACAGCGATGA